One Primulina huaijiensis isolate GDHJ02 chromosome 8, ASM1229523v2, whole genome shotgun sequence genomic region harbors:
- the LOC140982241 gene encoding G-type lectin S-receptor-like serine/threonine-protein kinase At5g24080 isoform X2 codes for MSENGNFILYATNGNVVWQSFSHPSDTLLPGQPLTVSLELKSSRSLARGGFYTMKMLQQPNSLNLALTYNVPEGYDTSLESYANYSYWPGPNVSNVTGEVTAVLDEGGSFGIIYGSSSEGAVYVYKNENDNGTLSLARNQSSTPLVLRRLILEANGNLRIYRWDNDVNGSRQWVSEWAAVSTPCEIAGICGNGICNLGVSKSNASCKCLPGTFKVNSDENCLGNSSLTGKCSPHGGNLSSQFKIETVQQTSYFYSDSSVIANYSDIESEAKCGDVCLSACECVASVYGLNEEKPYCWLLRSLEFGGYQDPGSTLYVKVESNGSSTTDVGPDLPHGSSNNKKKILVLPIVLSMTVLIVLLYCLLYIIVRRKRALKKALENSLILSGAPVSFSYRDLQSRTANFSELLGTGGFGSVYKGSLGDGTLVAVKKLDRILPHGEKEFITEVNTIGSMHHMNLVRLRGYCSEGKQRLLVYEFMKNGSLDKWIFHSYNFRETRDRLLDWPTRYQVAVGTAKGIAYFHEQCRDRIIHCDIKPENILLDEDFCPKVSDFGLAKMMGREHSHVITMVRGTRGYLAPEWVSNRPITVKADVYSYGMLLLEIIGGRRNLDMSFDVEDFFYPGWAFKAITNGTPLKVVDRRLEGSVEEEELVRALKIAFWCIQDEITMRPTMGEVVTMFEGSIHINMPPIPHAVSELIEEGLDHVYRAMRRELSQGSSFTTATTTTTTATHPSSRATCSHSTISPR; via the exons ATGTCTGAAAATGGAAACTTCATTCTCTATGCAACAAATGGAAATGTTGTCTGGCAAAGCTTTTCACATCCCTCTGATACACTGTTACCAGGACAACCTTTGACAGTTTCTCTAGAGCTCAAGTCCTCTAGATCACTGGCACGCGGTGGATTCTATACAATGAAAATGTTACAGCAGCCTAATTCTCTAAACTTGGCGCTGACATATAATGTACCTGAGGGGTATGACACCTCTCTGGAATCATATGCAAATTACTCCTATTGGCCAGGACCTAATGTATCAAATGTGACAGGGGAAGTCACGGCAGTTTTAGATGAAGGAGGGAGTTTCGGGATAATTTATGGGTCGTCGTCGGAAGGAGCAGTGTATGTGTACAAGAATGAGAATGACAATGGTACATTATCCTTGGCCAGAAATCAATCAAGTACCCCTTTAGTCCTTAGGAGATTAATTCTCGAGGCTAATGGTAATCTACGCATATATCGATGGGACAACGATGTCAATGGGTCAAGGCAATGGGTTTCGGAATGGGCAGCTGTCTCAACTCCATGTGAGATTGCTGGTATTTGTGGCAATGGGATATGCAATCTAGGAGTAAGTAAGTCTAATGCTTCTTGCAAATGCTTACCAGGGACTTTCAAAGTGAACAGCGATGAGAACTGCTTGGGAAACTCATCGTTGACAGGGAAATGCAGCCCTCATGGTGGGAATTTATCGTCCCAGTTCAAGATCGAAACAGTTCAACAAACTAGTTACTTCTACTCAGATTCATCAGTCATAGCGAATTATAGCGATATCGAGTCGGAAGCCAAGTGTGGTGATGTCTGCTTATCAGCCTGCGAATGCGTTGCCTCTGTTTATGGGCTAAATGAAGAAAAACCATATTGTTGGCTTTTAAGAAGCTTGGAGTTTGGAGGATACCAGGATCCCGGCTCAACTCTGTATGTGAAAGTTGAATCTAATGGCTCTTCGACTACCGATGTCGGTCCTGACTTACCACATGGATCGAGCAACAACAAGAAAAAAATCCTGGTGCTTCCTATTGTTCTGAGCATGACAGTTTTGATAGTTCTGCTCTATTGTTTATTGTACATAATTGTTCGTAGAAAGAGAGCTTTAAAGAAAGCCCTTGAGAATTCGTTAATTTTGTCAGGAGCTCCAGTTAGTTTTAGTTACAGAGATTTACAGAGTAGGACCGCAAATTTTTCCGAATTGCTGGGAACAG GTGGATTTGGCAGTGTGTATAAGGGAAGCCTTGGTGATGGAACATTAGTTGCTGTAAAGAAGCTAGACAGAATCTTACCCCATGGAGAGAAGGAGTTTATCACTGAGGTAAACACAATTGGCTCCATGCATCATATGAACTTGGTTCGGTTACGCGGATATTGCTCAGAGGGGAAACAAAG GCTTCTAGTTTATGAGTTCATGAAAAATGGTTCATTGGACAAGTGGATATTCCATTCATATAATTTTCGAGAGACCCGGGACAGACTACTGGATTGGCCAACTCGTTATCAAGTAGCTGTTGGCACAGCAAAAGGGATCGCATATTTTCACGAGCAATGTCGTGACAGGATAATACATTGCGACATCAAACCAGAAAACATTCTGTTAGATGAGGATTTTTGTCCAAAAGTATCAGATTTCGGACTGGCGAAAATGATGGGCAGAGAACATTCACATGTGATCACAATGGTGAGAGGGACCAGAGGTTACTTAGCCCCGGAATGGGTCAGTAATCGTCCAATCACTGTAAAGGCCGATGTTTACAGTTATGGGATGCTTCTGTTAGAGATAATTGGCGGCAGAAGAAATCTAGATATGTCTTTTGATGTAGAGGACTTCTTTTATCCTGGATGGGCTTTCAAG GCGATCACGAACGGAACACCGTTAAAAGTTGTAGACAGAAGGCTTGAAGGATCTGTGGAGGAAGAAGAGCTTGTCAGGGCTTTGAAAATTGCTTTCTGGTGCATTCAGGATGAGATCACCATGAGACCAACCATGGGGGAGGTGGTGACGATGTTTGAAGGATCCATTCACATTAACATGCCACCAATACCACATGCAGTTTCCGAGCTTATCGAGGAAGGTTTAGATCATGTGTACAGAGCCATGAGAAGAGAACTCAGTCAAGGGAGTTCCTTCACCAcggccaccaccaccaccaccaccgccacTCATCCATCATCTCGTGCAACATGTAGTCATTCCACCATTTCACCAAGATAA
- the LOC140982241 gene encoding G-type lectin S-receptor-like serine/threonine-protein kinase At5g24080 isoform X1, with translation MRSQNSWERFSTSSTVHRSTPVLLLHFDFPHKNVNKISVLLSLQSFVREMQDSCASISMAHSFCISYICCVIILGELLGSDSAGAVSPGSRLFASQNQAWVSDNGTFAFGFTLVDSANGEFELGIWFQQLPGDRALVWSANANSAVSKDAILEFDRSGNLALNDRETTVWTSNTSNSGVGTAVMSENGNFILYATNGNVVWQSFSHPSDTLLPGQPLTVSLELKSSRSLARGGFYTMKMLQQPNSLNLALTYNVPEGYDTSLESYANYSYWPGPNVSNVTGEVTAVLDEGGSFGIIYGSSSEGAVYVYKNENDNGTLSLARNQSSTPLVLRRLILEANGNLRIYRWDNDVNGSRQWVSEWAAVSTPCEIAGICGNGICNLGVSKSNASCKCLPGTFKVNSDENCLGNSSLTGKCSPHGGNLSSQFKIETVQQTSYFYSDSSVIANYSDIESEAKCGDVCLSACECVASVYGLNEEKPYCWLLRSLEFGGYQDPGSTLYVKVESNGSSTTDVGPDLPHGSSNNKKKILVLPIVLSMTVLIVLLYCLLYIIVRRKRALKKALENSLILSGAPVSFSYRDLQSRTANFSELLGTGGFGSVYKGSLGDGTLVAVKKLDRILPHGEKEFITEVNTIGSMHHMNLVRLRGYCSEGKQRLLVYEFMKNGSLDKWIFHSYNFRETRDRLLDWPTRYQVAVGTAKGIAYFHEQCRDRIIHCDIKPENILLDEDFCPKVSDFGLAKMMGREHSHVITMVRGTRGYLAPEWVSNRPITVKADVYSYGMLLLEIIGGRRNLDMSFDVEDFFYPGWAFKAITNGTPLKVVDRRLEGSVEEEELVRALKIAFWCIQDEITMRPTMGEVVTMFEGSIHINMPPIPHAVSELIEEGLDHVYRAMRRELSQGSSFTTATTTTTTATHPSSRATCSHSTISPR, from the exons ATGAGGTCTCAGAATAGTTGGGAGAGATTTTCAACGTCGTCCACCGTCCACCGCAGCACACCTGTCCTTCTACTACACTTTGATTTCCCACacaaaaatgttaataaaataaGTGTGCTTCTTTCCCTCCAATCATTCGTACGTGAAATGCAAGATTCTTGCGCCTCAATATCAATGGCACATTCCTTTTGTATTTCCTATATATGTTGTGTTATCATTCTCGGAGAGCTTCTCGGGTCCGATTCAGCTGGTGCGGTTTCCCCGGGTTCGAGATTATTTGCGAGCCAGAACCAAGCTTGGGTTTCTGATAATGGTACTTTTGCTTTTGGGTTTACGCTAGTGGATTCAGCAAACGGCGAATTTGAACTGGGAATATGGTTTCAGCAGCTTCCTGGAGATCGGGCTCTTGTTTGGTCAGCAAACGC AAATTCTGCAGTCAGCAAAGATGCAATCTTGGAGTTCGACCGTAGTGGCAACCTCGCGCTTAACGACAGAGAAACTACGGTCTGGACATCGAATACATCCAATTCTGGTGTTGGAACAGCGGTCATGTCTGAAAATGGAAACTTCATTCTCTATGCAACAAATGGAAATGTTGTCTGGCAAAGCTTTTCACATCCCTCTGATACACTGTTACCAGGACAACCTTTGACAGTTTCTCTAGAGCTCAAGTCCTCTAGATCACTGGCACGCGGTGGATTCTATACAATGAAAATGTTACAGCAGCCTAATTCTCTAAACTTGGCGCTGACATATAATGTACCTGAGGGGTATGACACCTCTCTGGAATCATATGCAAATTACTCCTATTGGCCAGGACCTAATGTATCAAATGTGACAGGGGAAGTCACGGCAGTTTTAGATGAAGGAGGGAGTTTCGGGATAATTTATGGGTCGTCGTCGGAAGGAGCAGTGTATGTGTACAAGAATGAGAATGACAATGGTACATTATCCTTGGCCAGAAATCAATCAAGTACCCCTTTAGTCCTTAGGAGATTAATTCTCGAGGCTAATGGTAATCTACGCATATATCGATGGGACAACGATGTCAATGGGTCAAGGCAATGGGTTTCGGAATGGGCAGCTGTCTCAACTCCATGTGAGATTGCTGGTATTTGTGGCAATGGGATATGCAATCTAGGAGTAAGTAAGTCTAATGCTTCTTGCAAATGCTTACCAGGGACTTTCAAAGTGAACAGCGATGAGAACTGCTTGGGAAACTCATCGTTGACAGGGAAATGCAGCCCTCATGGTGGGAATTTATCGTCCCAGTTCAAGATCGAAACAGTTCAACAAACTAGTTACTTCTACTCAGATTCATCAGTCATAGCGAATTATAGCGATATCGAGTCGGAAGCCAAGTGTGGTGATGTCTGCTTATCAGCCTGCGAATGCGTTGCCTCTGTTTATGGGCTAAATGAAGAAAAACCATATTGTTGGCTTTTAAGAAGCTTGGAGTTTGGAGGATACCAGGATCCCGGCTCAACTCTGTATGTGAAAGTTGAATCTAATGGCTCTTCGACTACCGATGTCGGTCCTGACTTACCACATGGATCGAGCAACAACAAGAAAAAAATCCTGGTGCTTCCTATTGTTCTGAGCATGACAGTTTTGATAGTTCTGCTCTATTGTTTATTGTACATAATTGTTCGTAGAAAGAGAGCTTTAAAGAAAGCCCTTGAGAATTCGTTAATTTTGTCAGGAGCTCCAGTTAGTTTTAGTTACAGAGATTTACAGAGTAGGACCGCAAATTTTTCCGAATTGCTGGGAACAG GTGGATTTGGCAGTGTGTATAAGGGAAGCCTTGGTGATGGAACATTAGTTGCTGTAAAGAAGCTAGACAGAATCTTACCCCATGGAGAGAAGGAGTTTATCACTGAGGTAAACACAATTGGCTCCATGCATCATATGAACTTGGTTCGGTTACGCGGATATTGCTCAGAGGGGAAACAAAG GCTTCTAGTTTATGAGTTCATGAAAAATGGTTCATTGGACAAGTGGATATTCCATTCATATAATTTTCGAGAGACCCGGGACAGACTACTGGATTGGCCAACTCGTTATCAAGTAGCTGTTGGCACAGCAAAAGGGATCGCATATTTTCACGAGCAATGTCGTGACAGGATAATACATTGCGACATCAAACCAGAAAACATTCTGTTAGATGAGGATTTTTGTCCAAAAGTATCAGATTTCGGACTGGCGAAAATGATGGGCAGAGAACATTCACATGTGATCACAATGGTGAGAGGGACCAGAGGTTACTTAGCCCCGGAATGGGTCAGTAATCGTCCAATCACTGTAAAGGCCGATGTTTACAGTTATGGGATGCTTCTGTTAGAGATAATTGGCGGCAGAAGAAATCTAGATATGTCTTTTGATGTAGAGGACTTCTTTTATCCTGGATGGGCTTTCAAG GCGATCACGAACGGAACACCGTTAAAAGTTGTAGACAGAAGGCTTGAAGGATCTGTGGAGGAAGAAGAGCTTGTCAGGGCTTTGAAAATTGCTTTCTGGTGCATTCAGGATGAGATCACCATGAGACCAACCATGGGGGAGGTGGTGACGATGTTTGAAGGATCCATTCACATTAACATGCCACCAATACCACATGCAGTTTCCGAGCTTATCGAGGAAGGTTTAGATCATGTGTACAGAGCCATGAGAAGAGAACTCAGTCAAGGGAGTTCCTTCACCAcggccaccaccaccaccaccaccgccacTCATCCATCATCTCGTGCAACATGTAGTCATTCCACCATTTCACCAAGATAA